One segment of Bradyrhizobium sp. CB2312 DNA contains the following:
- the folE gene encoding GTP cyclohydrolase I FolE → MDATIKSIRPNKPADRQPESRPAELDPAEFLAVAVRADQPRPARAEAEAAVKTLLAYIGENTEREGLLDTPRRVVEAFDELYQGYHQCPAEVLDRTFGETAGYDDFVLVRDIEFTSQCEHHMMPFYGKAHIAYTPVERVVGLSKLARLTDIFARRLQTQEHLTAQIAAAIDEILKPRGVAVLIEAEHTCMSVRGVAKHGASTFTSRFTGMFRDNPAEQARFLSLVRGLQR, encoded by the coding sequence ATGGACGCGACGATCAAATCCATCCGCCCCAACAAGCCCGCTGACCGGCAGCCCGAGAGCCGCCCGGCCGAGCTGGACCCTGCCGAATTCCTCGCAGTTGCCGTCCGCGCCGATCAGCCGCGCCCCGCGCGCGCCGAAGCGGAAGCCGCGGTGAAGACGCTGCTCGCCTATATCGGCGAGAACACCGAGCGCGAGGGCCTCTTGGACACGCCGCGCCGCGTGGTCGAGGCCTTCGACGAGCTCTATCAGGGCTACCACCAATGCCCGGCCGAGGTGCTCGACCGCACCTTCGGCGAGACCGCCGGCTATGACGACTTCGTGCTGGTGCGCGACATCGAGTTCACCTCGCAGTGCGAGCATCACATGATGCCGTTCTACGGCAAGGCGCATATCGCCTACACGCCGGTGGAGCGCGTCGTCGGCCTGTCCAAGCTTGCCCGCCTCACCGACATCTTCGCCCGCCGGCTCCAGACCCAGGAGCATCTGACAGCGCAGATCGCGGCGGCGATCGACGAGATCCTGAAACCGCGCGGCGTTGCGGTGCTGATCGAGGCCGAGCATACCTGCATGTCGGTGCGCGGCGTCGCCAAGCATGGCGCCTCCACCTTCACCAGCCGCTTCACCGGCATGTTCCGCGACAATCCGGCGGAGCAGGCCCGTTTCCTGTCCCTGGTGCGAGGCCTGCAGCGCTGA
- a CDS encoding lytic transglycosylase domain-containing protein has protein sequence MSVDNSSATQTVALDPTRARVAGAIKDVSNRTGVNFQYMLTTAKMESDFDPTAGATTSSAHGLYQFIDQTWLGTVKEAGAQLGYGNYADAITRTSSGSYTVDDPFMKRSIMKLRDDPEAASSMAAALTQSNSFKLTGLLGRRPSDSELYMAHFMGVGGAAKLIANAEDNPQAVGARLFPNAASANRSIFYARDGRARSVSEVYSVLDARYASAANSKLTRSAMAMYGDTPSTQVASANGIQPTAPVIDNAAYLQTFPDARGVTPVSTTSSTTVADNTPVTPAFRSIYQPGDITQPVSTTVQTLWGNNASLTSLASVTPDVRPPQPLDLFSDRSGTFSS, from the coding sequence ATGTCGGTCGACAATTCCAGTGCCACGCAGACGGTCGCTCTCGACCCGACGCGGGCGCGCGTCGCCGGCGCGATCAAGGATGTCTCCAACCGGACTGGCGTCAACTTCCAGTACATGCTGACCACCGCCAAGATGGAATCGGATTTCGATCCGACGGCGGGCGCCACCACATCGTCGGCGCACGGGCTCTACCAGTTCATCGACCAGACCTGGCTCGGCACCGTGAAGGAGGCGGGCGCCCAGCTCGGCTATGGCAATTACGCCGACGCCATCACCAGGACCTCATCCGGCAGCTACACCGTCGACGATCCCTTCATGAAGCGGTCGATCATGAAGCTGCGCGACGATCCGGAAGCCGCATCCAGCATGGCGGCGGCGCTGACGCAGTCGAACAGCTTCAAGCTCACCGGTCTGCTCGGCCGCAGGCCGAGCGACAGCGAACTCTACATGGCGCATTTCATGGGCGTCGGCGGAGCGGCAAAACTGATCGCCAATGCCGAAGACAATCCGCAGGCCGTCGGCGCGCGGCTGTTTCCCAATGCGGCTTCCGCCAACCGGTCGATCTTCTACGCCAGGGATGGCCGCGCCCGCAGCGTCTCTGAAGTCTATTCCGTGCTCGACGCGCGCTACGCCAGCGCGGCGAATTCGAAGCTCACCCGCAGCGCGATGGCGATGTATGGCGACACGCCGTCGACGCAGGTCGCGAGCGCCAATGGCATACAGCCGACCGCGCCCGTCATCGACAACGCCGCTTATCTCCAGACTTTTCCGGATGCACGCGGTGTCACGCCGGTGAGTACGACATCGTCGACGACCGTTGCAGACAACACCCCGGTCACCCCCGCATTCCGCTCGATCTATCAGCCCGGCGACATCACGCAGCCGGTCTCGACCACGGTGCAGACATTGTGGGGCAATAACGCCTCGCTCACCTCGCTCGCTTCCGTGACGCCTGACGTGCGTCCGCCGCAACCGCTCGATCTCTTCAGCGATCGCAGCGGCACGTTCTCGAGCTAG
- the hisI gene encoding phosphoribosyl-AMP cyclohydrolase encodes MSAHSHEIEEGLAFLPRFDAAGLVTVVATDVATGDVLMVAHMNDEALRKTIATGEAWYFSRSRNALWRKGETSGQTQRVVEMRTDCDQDAVWIKVEQVGAACHTGRRSCFYRKVEGEGGGAKLVFVDADRLFDPNDVYKK; translated from the coding sequence GTGTCCGCTCACTCCCATGAGATCGAGGAAGGCCTCGCCTTCCTCCCCAGATTCGACGCAGCCGGCCTCGTGACCGTCGTCGCGACCGACGTCGCCACCGGCGACGTGCTCATGGTCGCCCACATGAACGACGAGGCGCTGCGCAAGACCATCGCGACCGGCGAGGCCTGGTACTTCAGTCGCTCGCGCAATGCCTTGTGGCGAAAAGGTGAGACCTCAGGTCAGACCCAGCGCGTCGTCGAGATGCGCACCGATTGCGACCAGGACGCGGTGTGGATCAAGGTCGAGCAGGTGGGCGCGGCTTGCCACACCGGGCGGCGGTCGTGCTTCTACCGCAAGGTCGAAGGCGAGGGCGGAGGAGCGAAGCTGGTCTTCGTCGACGCGGACAGGCTGTTCGATCCGAACGACGTCTACAAGAAATGA
- a CDS encoding DUF2336 domain-containing protein, with the protein MIVRQFINWIRTAPAGERAEATRALARAWLISDLSTDDRIAAEGALLMQLDDPSPLVRQAMAEAFARSLDAPAAIVRALSADQPTVALPVLEHSPLLIDADLVDIVATGNDEVQCAVARRIALPVSVCAAIAEVGCAASALELIENPHAELAPFSWNRIVERHGHLAAIREAMLVLEELPASTRAALVAKLSETLAQFVVARNWLSADRAERVTIEARDRSTMNIAARSRGEDMQGLVHHLRVTGQLTAGLILRALLSSNLDLFDAALAELADLPLARVSALLHDRGGNSLHALLRRAGLPEATFAAFQVALDACHEQGFVDSDDGAARLRRRMVERVLTHCETDRGAAEPLMVLLRRFATESAREEARLFCDEIVADDAIDPVYDDLIAA; encoded by the coding sequence ATGATCGTTCGGCAGTTCATCAATTGGATCAGGACCGCGCCCGCTGGCGAGCGGGCCGAGGCAACACGGGCATTGGCCCGGGCCTGGCTGATCTCAGACCTTTCGACAGACGACCGCATCGCCGCCGAAGGCGCGCTGCTGATGCAGCTCGACGATCCCTCGCCGCTGGTGCGGCAGGCGATGGCCGAGGCGTTTGCACGCAGCCTCGATGCGCCGGCCGCGATCGTGCGGGCGCTGTCGGCGGACCAGCCGACCGTCGCGCTGCCCGTGCTCGAACATTCGCCGCTGCTGATCGATGCCGATCTCGTCGACATCGTCGCGACCGGCAATGACGAGGTGCAGTGCGCGGTCGCCCGCCGCATCGCGCTGCCGGTGTCGGTCTGCGCCGCCATCGCCGAAGTCGGCTGCGCAGCGTCGGCGCTCGAGCTGATCGAAAATCCCCATGCCGAGCTTGCGCCATTCTCGTGGAATCGCATCGTCGAGCGTCACGGCCATCTCGCCGCGATCCGCGAGGCGATGCTGGTGCTGGAGGAGCTGCCAGCGTCAACGCGTGCCGCGCTGGTGGCAAAGCTTTCCGAGACCCTGGCGCAATTCGTCGTCGCGCGGAATTGGCTGAGCGCCGACCGCGCCGAGCGCGTGACGATCGAGGCGCGCGACCGCTCCACCATGAACATCGCGGCGCGCTCGCGCGGCGAGGACATGCAGGGTCTGGTGCATCACCTCCGCGTCACCGGCCAGCTGACCGCCGGTCTCATTCTGCGCGCGCTGCTGTCGAGCAATCTCGATTTGTTCGATGCGGCGCTGGCCGAGCTCGCCGATCTGCCGCTGGCGCGCGTCTCCGCGCTGCTGCACGACCGCGGCGGCAACAGCCTGCATGCGCTGCTCCGCCGCGCCGGCTTGCCCGAGGCGACGTTCGCCGCGTTCCAGGTGGCCCTCGATGCCTGCCACGAGCAGGGCTTTGTCGACAGCGACGACGGCGCGGCGCGGCTGCGCCGGCGCATGGTCGAGCGGGTGCTGACCCATTGCGAGACCGACCGCGGCGCCGCCGAGCCGCTGATGGTCCTGCTCCGCCGCTTCGCGACGGAGTCGGCGCGCGAGGAGGCGCGGCTGTTCTGCGACGAGATCGTCGCGGACGATGCGATCGATCCGGTGTACGACGATTTGATCGCGGCGTAG